In the genome of Brachionichthys hirsutus isolate HB-005 chromosome 23, CSIRO-AGI_Bhir_v1, whole genome shotgun sequence, one region contains:
- the tbc1d19 gene encoding TBC1 domain family member 19, giving the protein MEGGADLSVTIAQIVKRLEGSHLHSQIERQAKECLQQPDIKLESIKDDVRSFLKTSGWERKLQNAVYRELHVQLPPSHPAAPPEHLKEPLAYMRKAQASWEKRVLKSLNSMSTELKVPLARMRPPAEQRELANKWNEMGTDEPDLSRFRPVYAPKDFLEVLTGLRNPNHDSSDEVGVRSHWGLIQVPLNARDIPQLRRAYSELNLTAGQLGIDDHARVHPDLFESEYVQVGKRVVAEQNSAAAQQYSRRGCPTELRADLWGLILNATNQPQDATRYEQLMAGFIQHDLLVDNLICKDVKLTASNDDYYFVFEDFLYQVLLCFSRDTAVLDHFKYDSASPPTSSIRGKGGGEACAVVYPPNGVIPFHGFSMYVAPLCFLYNEPSKLYGVFREMYVRYFYRLHSISSFSSGIASLCLQFERLLQAHLPQLFYHLRQIGAQPLRIAFKWMVRAFSGYLSTDQLLLLWDRILGYDSLEVVAVLAAAVFAFRAENLMEVTSLASAEAVLADLSTLKVMPLIQVFLFATAT; this is encoded by the exons ATGGAGGGGGGCGCGGATTTATCTGTGACCATCGCGCAGATCGTGAAGCGGCTGGAAGGAAGCCATTTGCACTCTCAGATCGAGAGACAAGCTAAA GAGTGTTTACAACAACCCGACATTAAATTGGAGTCCATTAAAGATGACGTGCGCAGTTTTCTCAAAACATcag GTTGGGAGAGGAAGCTACAGAATGCCGTGTACAGAGAGCTGCACGT CCAGCTGCCCCCGAGccatcctgcagctcctccagagcACCTCAAAGAGCCGCTGGCCTACATGCGGAAGGCACAG GCCAGCTGGGAGAAGCGTGTCCTAAAAAGCTTGAACAGCATGAGTACGGAGCTCAAAGTGCCTCTGGCTCGCATG AGACCGCCGGCGGAGCAGAGGGAGCTCGCCAACAAGTGGAACGAGATGGGCACCGATGAGCCAG ATCTGAGTCGCTTCAGGCCTGTCTACGCCCCCAAGGACTTCCTGGAG GTGCTAACCGGCTTGCGAAACCCAAATCACGACAGCAGCGATGAAGTCGGCGTCCGGAGCCACTGGGGACTCATCCAGGTCCCCCTAAATGCCCGGGACATCCCGCAGCTG AGACGGGCATATTCAGAGCTGAACCTGACCGCTGGGCAGTTGGGGATCGATGACCACGCACGCGTCCATCCAG ACTTGTTTGAAAGCGAGTACGTTCAAGTCGGGAAAAGAG TGGTTGCCGAGCAGAACAGCGCCGCGGCGCAGCAGTACAGCCGGCGGGGCTGTCCCACCGAGCTCCGGGCGGACCTGTGGGGCCTCATCCTTAACGCCACCAACCAGCCACAG GACGCGACGCGCTACGAGCAGCTGATGGCTGGCTTCATCCAACACGACCTGCTGGTGGACAACCTGATCTGCAAG GACGTGAAGCTCACCGCCAGTAATGACGACTACTACTTTGTGTTTGAAGATTTCCTTTATCAg GTGCTGCTGTGTTTCTCCAGGGACACCGCCGTGTTGGATCACTTCAAGTACGACAGCGCTTCTCCCCCCACGTCCTCCATCCGGG ggaagggggggggcgaggCCTGTGCTGTTGTGTACCCTCCCAACG GCGTGATCCCGTTTCACGGCTTTTCGATGTACG TGGCACCGTTGTGCTTCTTATACAACGAGCCATCCAAGCTCTACGGCGTGTTCAGAGAAATGTACGTCCGCTACTTCTACAGATTGCACTCCATCTCGTCCTTCTCTTCG GGCATCGCGTCTTTGTGCCTGCAGTTTGAGCGGCTGCTCCAGGCGCACCTGCCTCAGCTCTTCTACCACCTTCGACAGATCGGAGCGCAGCC GTTGCGTATCGCCTTTAAGTGGATGGTGCGGGCCTTTTCTGGCTACCTGTCCACCGaccagctgcttcttctctggGACCGGATCCTGGGCTACGACTCGCTGGAGGTCGTCGCGG TCTTAGCAGCAGCTGTGTTTGCCTTCCGCGCGGAGAACCTGATGGAAGTgacatcactggcctcagctgAG gctgTCCTTGCTGACCTTTCAACCTTGAAGGTCATGCCGCTCATCCAGGTCTTCCTCTTTGCCACCGCCACCTGA
- the cckar gene encoding cholecystokinin receptor type A: protein MEAFTVHGMLTNSTDLNKILCNLGINNISECEREQNPRSERQDINQTVRIFLYSFIFLLSVAGNSLVIAVLVRNTRMRTVTNLFLLSLSASDLMVSFFCIPFTLIPNLMRDFIFGTGMCKLVMYFMGVSVSVSTFNLVAISLERYSAICNPLTSRAWQTKSHAAKVITATWVASFLLMLPYPVCSTLIPFTRRDNSTGHMCRLMWPNDIIQQAWYISLLLLLFLIPGIIIMTAYGLISMELYRGIRFEISSRKSSRDSSIKPGDSDGCYMLPKRGSIAGGQPPLGRVCSSNYKGSLVAKKRVIRMLLVIVFLFFLCWTPVFVVNAWQAFDRRSAHRLTGAPISFIHLLSYTSACVNPLIYCFMNKRFRQGMLTAFPCCRRGAESISGSMKLAELRMGKGKAAKTRGAARAGVRGSAWNRGDLNRFTACV from the exons atgGAGGCGTTCACGGTCCACGGCATGCTGACGAACTCCACCGACTTGAACAAGATTCTCTGTAATTTGGGCATCAATAATATTTCGGAGTGCGAGCGCGAGCAGAATCCGCGATCCGAGCGTCAAG ATATCAACCAGACGGTCCGGATCTTCCTCTacagcttcatcttcctcctcagcgTCGCGGGCAACAGCCTCGTCATCGCCGTGCTGGTGCGGAACACGCGCATGAGGACCGTGACCAACCTCTTCCTGCTGTCTCTGTCCGCCAGCGACCTGATGGTCTCCTTCTTCTGCATCCCCTTCACCCTCATCCCGAACCTGATGAGGGACTTCATTTTCGGCACCGGCATGTGCAAGCTGGTCATGTACTTCATGG GCGTCTCCGTGAGCGTGTCGACTTTCAACCTGGTGGCCATCTCCCTGGAGCGCTACAGCGCCATCTGCAACCCTCTGACCTCCAGGGCGTGGCAGACCAAATCTCACGCCGCCAAGGTCATCACCGCCACCTGGGTGGCGTCCTTCCTCCTGATGCTGCCCTACCCCGTCTGCAGCACCCTCATACCCTTCACCCGCCGGGACAACAGCACCGGGCACATGTGTCGCCTGATGTGGCCCAACGACATCATCCAGCAGGCCTG GTACATttccctgttgctgctgctcttcctgatCCCAGGGATCATCATCATGACGGCCTACGGGCTCATCTCCATGGAGCTCTACCGGGGCATCAGATTTGAGATCTCCAGCCGGAAATCCAGCAGAG ACAGCAGCATCAAACCCGGCGACAGCGACGGCTGCTACATGCTGCCCAAACGGGGGAGCATCGCCGGCGGCCAGCCGCCGCTGGGCCgggtctgcagcagcaactaCAAGGGCAGCCTGGTGGCCAAGAAGCGCGTGATCCGCATGCTCCTGgtcatcgtcttcctcttcttcctgtgcTGGACGCCCGTCTTCGTGGTCAACGCATGGCAGGCGTTCGACCGCCGCTCGGCCCACCGCCTGACGGGCGCGCCCATTTCCTTCATCCACCTGCTGTCCTACACCTCGGCCTGCGTCAACCCCCTCATCTACTGCTTCATGAACAAGCGCTTCCGCCAGGGCATGCTGACGGCGTTCccctgctgcaggaggggcGCCGAAAGCATCAGCGGCTCCATGAAGCTGGCAGAACTCAGAATGGGGAAAGGCAAGGCGGCTAAAACGAGAGGCGCGGCCAGGGCCGGCGTCCGTGGGTCAGCCTGGAACAGAGGCGACTTAAACCGGTTTACGGCGTGCGTGTAG